One part of the Gossypium raimondii isolate GPD5lz chromosome 1, ASM2569854v1, whole genome shotgun sequence genome encodes these proteins:
- the LOC105785676 gene encoding LOW QUALITY PROTEIN: pectinesterase (The sequence of the model RefSeq protein was modified relative to this genomic sequence to represent the inferred CDS: inserted 1 base in 1 codon) has translation MDKLLALPFLITYFFTCVPLGNAAATITSCTQTPYPDVCNHFMGNGVNVATSSLALDQTRFSFRDLAIQVTLNQAVQAHRLVSTMDLTSFNERAKLAWNDCXELYQNTISHLNRSKSTNSPLDAQTWLSAAIANHQTCQNGFIDFNLASHLQTLPPMLANFSKLISNSLAINKPTISVTAKQVGNRRLFAHGFPTWLSGADRKLLQKIGAPLNADIVVAQDGSGNFKTISEAVAAAGGAKRTVIHVKAGVYNENVDIQRSARNIMLIGDGIGATVVTGNKNAQTTTTFRTATFAVVGDGFIARDITFENTAGPQKHQAVALRSGSDFSVFYRCSFEGYQDTLYVYSQRQFYRDCDIYGTVDFIFGDAVAVFQNCNIYIRRPMNSQINTITAQARTDPNENTGIIVHNSRVTAASDLRAVQGSFKNYLGRPWQKYSRTVFMKTGLDGLIEAEGWLPWSGNFGLSSLYYAEHMNTGVGASTGGRVKWGGYHVIDAVEAEKFTVGNFLAGNAWIPGTGVPFDVGL, from the exons ATGGATAAGCTTCTTGCCCTACCATTTCTCATTACTTATTTCTTCACTTGTGTTCCCCTAGGGAACGCTGCAGCTACAATAACATCATGTACCCAAACACCCTACCCCGATGTCTGCAACCATTTCATGGGAAATGGTGTTAATGTTGCAACATCAAGCCTTGCCCTTGATCAAACCCGCTTCTCCTTCCGTGACCTTGCGATTCAGGTCACCCTAAACCAAGCGGTTCAAGCTCATCGCCTCGTCTCTACCATGGACTTGACTTCTTTCAATGAGCGAGCCAAATTGGCTTGGAACGATT TTGAGCTCTACCAGAACACCATTTCCCATCTTAACCGATCAAAGAGCACCAACAGTCCATTAGATGCTCAAACCTGGTTAAGTGCTGCCATTGCCAACCATCAAACTTGTCAAAACGGCTTCATTGACTTCAACTTGGCCTCTCATTTACAAACTTTACCACCCATGCTAGCCAACTTTTCCAAGTTGATTAGCAATTCCCTGGCCATCAATAAGCCCACTATTAGTGTTACCGCTAAACAAGTTGGCAATAGACGCCTGTTTGCTCATGGATTCCCCACTTGGCTTTCCGGTGCCGACCGAAAGCTCTTGCAAAAAATCGGTGCACCGTTAAATGCTGACATTGTGGTGGCTCAAGATGGTTCTGGCAACTTCAAGACTATATCAGAGGCGGTGGCGGCGGCTGGCGGTGCCAAAAGAACTGTCATACATGTAAAAGCTGGAGTTTACAATGAGAATGTTGATATTCAAAGATCAGCTAGAAATATCATGTTAATTGGAGATGGAATTGGTGCCACGGTTGTTACTGGTAATAAGAATGCTCAAACTACGACAACTTTTCGCACAGCAACATTTG CCGTCGTTGGTGATGGCTTCATAGCTCGTGACATCACTTTTGAGAACACCGCCGGACCCCAAAAGCACCAAGCGGTGGCCCTCCGCTCCGGCTCTGATTTCTCAGTCTTCTACCGTTGCAGCTTCGAAGGTTACCAAGATACCTTATACGTCTATTCCCAACGCCAATTCTATCGCGACTGTGACATTTATGGAACCGTAGACTTCATATTCGGTGATGCCGTCGCCGTTTTCCAAAACTGTAACATTTACATCCGACGACCGATGAACAGCCAAATAAACACCATCACAGCACAAGCGAGAACCGACCCAAATGAGAATACGGGGATAATAGTCCACAACTCACGTGTGACGGCGGCGTCTGACCTGAGGGCCGTTCAAGGTTCATTCAAGAACTATTTGGGGCGGCCATGGCAAAAATACTCGAGAACTGTGTTTATGAAGACTGGTTTGGATGGACTGATCGAGGCAGAAGGTTGGTTACCATGGAGTGGGAATTTTGGTTTGAGTAGTCTTTACTATGCTGAGCATATGAACACCGGCGTCGGTGCAAGCACAGGGGGGAGAGTAAAGTGGGGTGGATACCATGTTATAGATGCTGTTGAAGCCGAAAAATTCACTGTTGGTAATTTTCTCGCTGGAAATGCATGGATTCCGGGGACTGGAGTGCCATTTGACGTCGGACTGTGA